The following are encoded in a window of Chitinispirillum alkaliphilum genomic DNA:
- a CDS encoding Sulfate transporter family protein, whose protein sequence is MGGGFPLFLALLIVLGAFALVGLMFLIITYGAGVSVRRWEKFTKENGLDFENDIKDVVGRYSNHITFFRRGKTRSFCGALKKDVNEETVYFIDYYYTTGSLRNRHSHFFTVVLIEGPRCTFPHFFARKQRFLTDSIRKFWQEQDISYSEDREFSKSLFLRGADEQKTREFFNQQQIRSVLSDCIATNNVEIETCDGAVVFAFSSPRGLKHYFKHTKTALQVFEMFRVRSEQQEV, encoded by the coding sequence ATGGGAGGGGGATTTCCTTTGTTTTTAGCTTTGTTAATTGTTCTTGGGGCGTTTGCTTTAGTTGGTCTCATGTTTTTAATTATCACCTATGGAGCAGGGGTTTCGGTTCGACGCTGGGAAAAGTTCACCAAAGAAAACGGTCTTGATTTTGAAAATGATATTAAGGATGTGGTTGGCCGTTATTCAAATCATATTACATTCTTCAGACGGGGAAAAACGAGATCATTTTGTGGTGCTTTAAAGAAAGATGTAAACGAAGAAACAGTATATTTTATCGATTATTATTATACCACAGGTTCTCTCCGAAACAGACATTCTCATTTTTTTACAGTTGTTCTCATTGAGGGACCCCGGTGTACCTTTCCCCATTTTTTCGCCCGCAAACAGAGATTTCTAACTGATAGCATACGTAAATTTTGGCAAGAACAAGACATATCCTATTCAGAAGATCGGGAATTTTCAAAATCACTTTTTCTTAGAGGAGCTGATGAACAGAAGACCAGAGAATTTTTTAATCAGCAACAAATCCGCTCGGTACTATCCGACTGTATTGCTACAAACAATGTCGAAATCGAAACTTGTGATGGAGCTGTTGTTTTTGCGTTTTCATCACCGAGGGGGCTTAAGCACTATTTCAAACACACCAAGACAGCGTTGCAGGTATTTGAAATGTTCAGAGTAAGAAGCGAACAGCAGGAAGTATAA
- a CDS encoding Excinuclease ABC, C subunit, N-terminal encodes MYTVYILYSETAHKYYIGHTVNLPARLQNHNSSEKTNGKFTRKNGPWKIVYTEEGFASRSLAMQREKTIKSWKSRKKIDDLIVAQSAESRWNRD; translated from the coding sequence ATGTACACTGTCTACATCCTCTACAGCGAGACCGCCCACAAGTATTACATCGGCCACACTGTCAATTTACCAGCCCGTCTTCAAAACCATAACTCATCAGAAAAGACCAATGGAAAGTTCACCAGAAAAAATGGTCCATGGAAAATCGTTTATACTGAAGAGGGCTTTGCCAGCAGATCTTTAGCCATGCAAAGAGAGAAAACTATTAAATCATGGAAAAGTCGGAAAAAAATAGATGATTTAATAGTAGCTCAGTCGGCAGAGTCCCGATGGAATCGGGATTAA
- a CDS encoding Excinuclease ABC, C subunit, N-terminal, protein MYTVYILYSETAHKYYIGHTVNLPARLQNHNSSEKTNGKFTRKNGPWKIVYTEEGFASRSLAMQREKTIKSWKSRKKIDDFIVAQSAESRWNRD, encoded by the coding sequence ATGTACACTGTCTACATCCTCTACAGCGAGACCGCCCACAAGTATTACATCGGCCACACTGTCAATTTACCAGCCCGTCTTCAAAACCATAACTCTTCAGAAAAGACCAATGGAAAGTTCACCAGAAAAAATGGTCCCTGGAAAATCGTTTATACTGAAGAGGGCTTTGCCAGCAGATCTTTAGCCATGCAAAGAGAGAAAACTATTAAATCATGGAAAAGTCGGAAAAAAATAGATGATTTTATAGTAGCTCAGTCGGCAGAGTCCCGATGGAATCGGGATTAA
- a CDS encoding metallo-beta-lactamase, which yields MNVKIKNNVDWVGKIDWELRKFHGNELSTQRGSSYNSYLIKEEKNVLVDTVWKPYAEEFVENLKKEIDLEKIDYIVANHGEIDHSGSLPELMRHIPDTPIYCTENGVRSLKGHYHQDWNFHTVKTGDTLDVGNGKKLHFIEMKLLHWPDSMACYLTEDNILFSNDAFGQHYASEHLFNDLVDQSELYYEAIKYYANILGPFSPLVDKKINEVLSLNLPIDIIATSHGIIWRDNPMQIVEKYQSWSKGYQENQVTVMYDSMWDGTKRMAEKIIEGVKSQDSSVNIKSYNIAKSDKNDIMTEIFKSKLLLVGSPTVNRGTTSAIAGALEEIEGLKFKNKKAAAFGCYGWSGESVAKITKMLEKSGFTLASNEGLRCMWNPDEENLEKCRVFGAEVMGTVKK from the coding sequence ATGAATGTGAAAATTAAAAATAATGTGGATTGGGTTGGGAAAATTGACTGGGAACTAAGAAAATTCCATGGTAATGAGTTATCCACTCAGCGAGGCTCGTCATATAATTCCTACCTGATAAAAGAGGAAAAAAACGTACTTGTTGACACCGTATGGAAACCGTATGCAGAGGAGTTTGTGGAAAATCTCAAAAAAGAGATTGATTTGGAAAAGATAGATTACATTGTGGCAAATCATGGAGAGATTGATCACAGCGGTTCTCTTCCTGAGCTGATGAGACATATACCCGATACGCCAATTTACTGCACAGAAAACGGGGTCAGGTCACTAAAAGGACATTACCATCAGGATTGGAATTTCCACACGGTCAAAACAGGAGACACACTTGATGTCGGTAACGGTAAAAAGCTCCATTTCATAGAGATGAAGCTACTTCACTGGCCTGACAGTATGGCCTGTTACTTAACCGAAGATAACATCCTTTTCAGCAATGATGCCTTTGGGCAGCATTACGCCAGTGAGCATCTGTTCAATGACCTGGTTGATCAGTCTGAACTCTATTACGAGGCAATAAAATATTATGCAAATATCCTTGGGCCCTTCAGCCCTCTGGTGGATAAGAAGATAAATGAGGTACTCTCTCTTAATCTGCCTATAGACATTATTGCAACAAGTCATGGAATTATCTGGCGGGATAATCCGATGCAGATTGTGGAAAAATATCAATCATGGTCCAAAGGATATCAGGAAAATCAGGTCACAGTAATGTATGATTCGATGTGGGACGGTACAAAACGAATGGCTGAGAAAATTATCGAAGGGGTCAAATCTCAGGATAGTTCCGTTAATATCAAATCTTACAATATAGCTAAGTCTGATAAAAACGACATAATGACCGAGATCTTCAAATCTAAACTGTTGCTGGTTGGTTCACCGACTGTTAACAGAGGTACTACAAGTGCAATTGCAGGAGCCTTGGAGGAGATTGAGGGACTGAAATTCAAAAACAAAAAAGCCGCTGCATTTGGTTGTTACGGGTGGAGTGGTGAATCGGTGGCAAAAATAACCAAAATGCTGGAAAAATCCGGTTTCACACTTGCCAGTAATGAGGGGTTGAGATGTATGTGGAACCCTGATGAGGAAAATCTTGAGAAATGCAGAGTTTTTGGGGCTGAGGTGATGGGAACAGTAAAAAAATAG
- a CDS encoding Malto-oligosyltrehalose synthase: MEKKHIPGATYRIQFTPDFGFKQALEILPYLQQLGITHIYASPVTRACSGSMHGYNVCDPREVNPELGTKMEFEKLLMEVANRQMGWIQDIVPNHMAYSYENPFLVDVLEHGEASQYSDFFDITWDHQHDSLRGRLLAPFLGKPFGQCVVDGELKVVFENGHLWVAYYDHRYPLSPESYWNVLGGDLEHLQESLGLGNEEYTSFCGCLHALKNLPEVQDKLERFSQCGMAKSVLRQLHENNTLIADHITARIAQFDTGTPESNIRFDDLMALQNFRLAFWKVASEELNYRRFFTVSDLICIRVEHQHVFEETHSFVLDLIDRGLISGLRIDHIDGLFDPESYLKRLTERVPGIYLVVEKILEKKERLPLSWPVQGTTGYDFMNHLSYIFCDRKSENRFNTLYSKIIGGKVDPEVLQHEKKRLIIGKHMAGDIDNLAQLIMRVAGVDLMGRDITLYGLRRALVEVLTHFPVYRTYISTESISPDDVRYIVKTLKQSRAVMAGLSVEYDFIERFLMMQGDEIRHTEFDDVWKSAVMRFQQFTGPLMAKGFEDTLFYVYNRHMALNEVGGWPTDFGMSLKDFNSFIAKRNAAYPLAMNATDTHDTKRGEDTRARLQVLSEIPAEWARRVNLWRKLNAVHTIRKKRTIRYPNPNDEYLLYQTLVGTFPFSGEIDDNYINRIKDYMIKAVREAKVYTAWIKPDEEYERAVLDFVDCCVDKSRSPEFFEDFSAFAEEISWFGILNSLAQLTMKLTLPGVPDIYQGTEKWNFSLVDPDNRRPVDYTVNKSDLDSLINRDVNPAGLITSPADGRVKIFVTHRCLDMRRKEVSLFQDAGYEPVKAKGKFAHNVVAYLRRSERKCMLVIVPRFTTKMVEMNSCPVGLEIWQDTSLELPATMNDVSLTDLFTREAVRVDGGVMIGELLKSFPMAVYYGEL; this comes from the coding sequence ATGGAAAAAAAGCATATACCCGGAGCAACATATCGAATTCAGTTTACGCCCGACTTTGGTTTCAAACAGGCTTTAGAGATTCTGCCCTATCTTCAGCAGCTTGGTATAACTCACATTTATGCTTCGCCTGTAACCCGTGCCTGCTCAGGAAGCATGCATGGGTACAATGTTTGTGACCCAAGAGAGGTGAATCCTGAGCTTGGCACAAAGATGGAATTTGAAAAGCTGCTCATGGAGGTAGCAAACCGCCAAATGGGATGGATTCAGGATATCGTTCCAAATCACATGGCGTATTCCTATGAGAATCCTTTCCTTGTCGATGTTCTCGAACACGGTGAAGCCTCACAATATAGCGACTTCTTTGATATCACCTGGGATCATCAGCATGACAGTCTCAGAGGAAGGCTGCTCGCACCATTTCTGGGCAAACCATTCGGACAGTGTGTTGTGGACGGGGAACTGAAAGTGGTATTTGAAAACGGGCACCTGTGGGTTGCATATTATGATCACCGCTATCCACTGTCACCTGAATCCTACTGGAATGTACTCGGGGGGGATCTGGAGCACCTGCAGGAATCTCTGGGGCTTGGAAACGAAGAGTATACAAGTTTCTGCGGATGTCTTCATGCCTTAAAGAATCTTCCTGAAGTGCAGGATAAACTCGAGAGGTTTTCTCAGTGTGGGATGGCAAAGTCGGTTCTCCGTCAGCTTCATGAGAATAACACTCTGATTGCAGATCATATAACTGCGCGAATCGCCCAGTTTGACACCGGTACGCCTGAATCAAATATCAGGTTTGATGATCTTATGGCGTTACAGAATTTTCGTCTGGCGTTCTGGAAAGTTGCGTCCGAAGAGCTTAACTACAGACGTTTTTTCACCGTCAGTGATCTTATCTGCATACGCGTGGAGCATCAGCATGTATTTGAAGAGACACACTCCTTTGTTCTCGATCTCATAGACAGAGGGCTTATTTCAGGACTGCGCATCGATCATATTGACGGTCTTTTTGATCCGGAAAGCTACCTTAAAAGGCTCACCGAGCGTGTTCCGGGAATTTATCTTGTGGTCGAAAAAATTCTCGAGAAAAAGGAACGCCTCCCTCTCAGCTGGCCGGTTCAGGGTACAACCGGTTACGATTTCATGAACCATCTGAGCTATATTTTCTGTGACAGAAAATCGGAAAACCGCTTTAACACTCTCTACTCAAAAATCATTGGCGGTAAGGTGGATCCCGAAGTCCTTCAGCACGAGAAGAAACGGCTTATTATTGGTAAACACATGGCGGGAGATATAGACAATCTCGCTCAGCTGATCATGAGGGTGGCTGGAGTAGACCTGATGGGCAGGGATATTACTCTATACGGACTTCGAAGAGCATTGGTGGAGGTGCTTACCCATTTCCCGGTCTATCGCACCTATATCAGTACCGAATCAATTTCTCCAGATGATGTAAGATACATAGTAAAGACACTTAAGCAGTCCCGAGCTGTCATGGCCGGTCTTAGTGTTGAGTATGATTTTATCGAACGGTTTCTTATGATGCAGGGGGATGAGATACGGCACACTGAGTTTGATGATGTGTGGAAAAGTGCAGTGATGAGGTTTCAGCAGTTTACCGGGCCCTTAATGGCAAAGGGTTTTGAGGATACTCTTTTTTACGTCTACAACAGACATATGGCTCTCAATGAGGTCGGCGGGTGGCCTACCGATTTTGGTATGTCGCTCAAGGATTTCAACAGTTTTATAGCTAAACGCAATGCAGCCTATCCACTGGCAATGAATGCAACCGATACCCACGACACCAAACGCGGGGAAGATACCCGCGCACGCCTTCAGGTATTAAGTGAAATTCCTGCTGAGTGGGCGAGAAGGGTAAACTTGTGGAGAAAGTTAAATGCGGTTCATACTATAAGAAAGAAAAGAACGATCAGATATCCCAATCCAAATGATGAATATCTTTTGTATCAGACGTTGGTTGGAACATTCCCTTTCAGCGGTGAGATAGATGATAACTATATCAATCGTATAAAAGATTATATGATTAAGGCGGTGCGGGAAGCCAAGGTCTATACTGCATGGATCAAACCGGATGAAGAGTATGAAAGAGCGGTGCTGGACTTTGTCGATTGTTGTGTTGACAAATCAAGAAGCCCCGAATTCTTCGAGGATTTCAGCGCTTTTGCGGAGGAAATATCATGGTTTGGTATTCTTAATTCACTTGCGCAGCTGACAATGAAACTGACACTGCCTGGTGTGCCCGACATTTACCAGGGAACGGAAAAGTGGAATTTCAGTCTTGTTGATCCTGACAACCGGAGGCCCGTTGATTACACAGTAAACAAGAGTGATCTTGACAGTCTTATAAACAGGGATGTCAATCCAGCTGGCCTTATCACTTCCCCGGCTGATGGACGGGTGAAAATCTTTGTGACCCACAGGTGTCTGGATATGCGAAGAAAAGAGGTTTCACTGTTTCAGGACGCCGGATATGAGCCAGTGAAAGCAAAGGGGAAATTTGCGCACAATGTGGTTGCCTATTTAAGGAGATCTGAGCGCAAATGTATGCTTGTGATTGTGCCTCGGTTTACCACTAAAATGGTGGAAATGAACAGCTGTCCTGTTGGCCTTGAAATATGGCAGGATACCTCTCTTGAATTACCGGCAACTATGAACGATGTCTCTTTAACCGATCTTTTTACAAGGGAGGCTGTGCGGGTTGATGGGGGTGTGATGATCGGAGAGCTTTTGAAGAGCTTTCCTATGGCTGTGTATTATGGGGAGTTGTGA
- a CDS encoding Malto-oligosyltrehalose trehalohydrolase: MIEVGSRIKDDKCLFSVWAPLKDSVKLRIIEPVEKTLPMQKDKFGYWSAVVEGVGHGTQYLYLIDDSLERPDPASHFQPLGVHGPSMVIDHSRFSWSGKRKSQTALDDYIIYEMHPGTFTPGGTFLSAVERLDHLVELGITAVEIMPVAQFPGERNWGYDGVYPFAVQNSYGGPDELKGFVDACHERNLSVILDVVYNHLGPEGNYLRDFGPYFTDKYRTPWGESLNFDDSYSDPVCDYFIANALHWLGEYKIDALRLDAVHAIFDMGAKPFLSRLAKAVDETFTGAESPRYLIAESDLNDSRVIRRREGEGGFGIHCQWSDDFHHALHTILTGESRGYYMDFGTAEHLYRAYKNSFCYAGDYSFERKRTHGNDVSGFDTKYFVVCSQNHDQIGNRMLGERLITLTDFERAKVAASSVILSPYIPLLFMGEEIAEENPFLYFADHTDDSLKQAVREGRKREFAEFHSAGDPLDPFATDTFEKSKIKWERLEHKAGIRMYNYYRTLIGLRKSVKALGTCSRNRLEVTLHEGTPCISLYYKHNEGNALCFFNYGNENYEIDYNPDQSLKKRFDSASGEWSDTPAPLPEHISSEGARIRMAPFQSAVYIT; the protein is encoded by the coding sequence ATGATTGAAGTTGGTTCCCGGATAAAAGACGACAAATGCTTGTTCAGTGTATGGGCACCTTTAAAAGACAGTGTGAAATTACGAATCATAGAGCCGGTGGAGAAAACTCTACCCATGCAAAAAGATAAATTCGGGTACTGGAGTGCCGTGGTAGAGGGGGTAGGGCATGGTACGCAGTATCTGTATTTAATCGATGATTCTCTGGAGCGGCCCGATCCGGCAAGTCATTTTCAGCCCCTGGGGGTTCATGGCCCCTCTATGGTGATAGATCACAGCCGTTTCAGCTGGTCCGGCAAACGCAAATCACAAACTGCTTTGGATGATTACATCATTTATGAAATGCACCCCGGAACCTTTACCCCGGGAGGAACTTTTCTCTCTGCTGTAGAGCGTCTCGATCATTTGGTTGAGCTTGGTATCACCGCCGTTGAAATAATGCCTGTGGCGCAGTTCCCCGGAGAGAGAAACTGGGGGTATGATGGTGTGTATCCGTTTGCTGTTCAAAACTCCTATGGCGGGCCTGATGAGTTGAAGGGGTTTGTTGACGCCTGCCATGAGAGAAACCTTTCTGTTATTCTGGATGTGGTTTACAATCATCTCGGTCCTGAGGGTAACTATCTGAGGGATTTCGGACCATATTTTACCGATAAATACAGAACACCCTGGGGAGAGAGTCTCAATTTTGATGACTCCTACAGTGATCCGGTCTGTGATTACTTTATCGCCAATGCTCTCCACTGGCTGGGTGAATACAAAATCGATGCCTTGCGGCTCGACGCAGTTCATGCCATTTTTGACATGGGTGCAAAACCGTTTCTTTCAAGGCTGGCTAAGGCTGTTGATGAAACTTTTACAGGGGCCGAGTCACCAAGATATCTGATTGCCGAGAGTGATTTGAATGATTCACGGGTGATTCGTCGCAGGGAGGGTGAAGGCGGATTTGGTATTCATTGTCAGTGGAGTGATGATTTCCACCACGCACTTCACACAATCCTTACAGGTGAATCCCGCGGTTACTATATGGATTTTGGTACAGCGGAGCATCTGTATCGTGCCTACAAGAACAGCTTCTGCTATGCAGGGGATTATTCATTTGAACGCAAAAGAACCCATGGCAATGATGTGTCCGGGTTCGATACGAAATATTTCGTTGTGTGCTCACAGAATCATGACCAGATAGGTAACAGAATGCTTGGGGAGAGGCTTATAACCTTAACCGATTTTGAGCGGGCCAAGGTCGCTGCCTCATCTGTTATCCTCTCACCCTATATCCCTTTATTGTTTATGGGCGAGGAGATTGCAGAGGAAAATCCTTTCCTCTACTTTGCCGATCATACAGATGATTCCCTTAAACAGGCGGTTCGTGAGGGGCGTAAAAGAGAGTTTGCGGAGTTCCACTCTGCAGGTGACCCACTCGACCCGTTCGCAACCGATACATTCGAAAAATCAAAAATAAAATGGGAGCGGCTCGAACATAAAGCAGGCATCAGAATGTATAATTATTATAGAACCCTCATAGGGCTGCGTAAATCTGTTAAAGCCCTGGGAACTTGTTCCCGGAACAGGTTAGAAGTCACTCTCCATGAAGGGACACCCTGCATTTCATTATATTATAAGCACAATGAAGGCAACGCACTCTGTTTTTTCAATTATGGAAACGAAAATTATGAAATAGATTACAACCCTGACCAGTCTCTGAAAAAACGCTTCGACTCGGCATCGGGAGAATGGAGTGATACACCCGCTCCGCTTCCTGAGCATATCAGCAGCGAAGGGGCGCGGATCAGGATGGCACCTTTTCAAAGTGCTGTTTATATAACATGA
- a CDS encoding Glycogen debranching enzyme: MGVFRKRTRGSCENNTSGFVPAVSKMLNLFSKKGAGKHDDAMAQTQKIIHSEMRENMNADEIWPGKPYPRGAIWDGTGTNFSLFSEHAEYVELLLFDSIDATEPVRTVRFPEKSASTWHCYLPGVVPGQLYAYRVYGPYDPSAGHRFNSSKALIDPYARAITGDVSWDDSLFGYKIGESQEDLIPDERDSAPFIPKSVVIDGSFDWEEDTNPQIPWNRTVIYETHVKGMTKEHPDIPENLRGTYLGLASEPVIEHLISLGVTAVELLPVQQHVNDRILVEKGLDNYWGYNTIGFFAPDFRYASRCCEGEQVNEFKQMVKTLHKAGIEVILDVVYNHTAEKDHFGPTLSFKGIDNASYYSLSPENKRFYMDYSGCGGCFNTSHPRVLQFIMDSLRYWVTEMHVDGFRFDLASALAREFYEVDRLSTFFDIICQDPVLSQVKLIAEPWDLGPGGYQVGNFPDLWTEWNGKYRDTMRRYWKGDEGQLSELAFRLTGSSDLYKYSNRNPQASINFITCHDGFTLRDLVSYNDKHNQANKEENRDGANDNDSWNCGVEGHSDDKKIRRLRIKQMKNLLATLFLSQGTPMMLGGDEFGRSKKGNNNTYCQDNHLSWINWELDEEGREILEFVRFFSHLRKEHPVFRRRSFFQGRKLTGRGVKDIHWIKPDGKELKVREWKQSFARSLGVLLVGDAIPDIDHKGHPIVDDSFLILMNAHWEPVDFVLPRAPSRVWQCMVDTDLPGVAGCSEKYKSRSIYELKARSLVLLSSPSRRIL, translated from the coding sequence ATGGGAGTTTTCAGAAAACGTACCAGAGGCTCTTGTGAAAACAACACCAGTGGTTTTGTCCCGGCAGTCTCAAAAATGTTGAACCTTTTTTCCAAAAAGGGAGCAGGCAAGCATGATGATGCAATGGCGCAAACTCAGAAAATCATTCACAGTGAGATGAGGGAGAACATGAACGCAGATGAAATCTGGCCCGGTAAACCTTATCCCCGGGGAGCGATTTGGGATGGCACAGGAACAAATTTTTCTCTTTTTTCAGAGCATGCAGAATATGTAGAGTTACTGTTATTTGATTCAATTGATGCTACAGAGCCGGTTAGAACGGTCCGCTTTCCTGAAAAGAGCGCATCCACCTGGCACTGCTATCTTCCGGGAGTCGTTCCCGGACAGCTCTATGCCTACAGGGTGTATGGGCCATATGATCCTTCGGCAGGACATCGGTTCAATTCGTCCAAAGCGCTGATTGATCCTTATGCAAGGGCTATTACCGGGGATGTGTCATGGGATGATTCTCTCTTTGGATATAAAATCGGTGAATCACAGGAGGATCTCATCCCCGATGAGAGGGATTCTGCTCCTTTTATCCCAAAATCAGTAGTGATAGATGGATCTTTTGACTGGGAAGAGGATACTAACCCCCAGATTCCATGGAACCGAACAGTGATCTATGAGACTCATGTCAAGGGGATGACAAAAGAGCATCCAGATATACCGGAAAACCTCAGAGGCACATACCTTGGCCTGGCCAGTGAGCCGGTTATAGAACATCTTATCTCTCTTGGCGTGACCGCTGTGGAGCTTTTGCCTGTCCAGCAGCATGTAAATGACAGAATTCTGGTGGAGAAAGGACTTGATAACTACTGGGGATACAACACAATCGGGTTTTTTGCTCCTGATTTTCGGTATGCTTCCCGGTGTTGTGAAGGTGAGCAGGTGAATGAATTCAAGCAGATGGTTAAAACTTTGCACAAGGCGGGGATAGAAGTGATCCTCGATGTGGTGTATAACCATACAGCTGAAAAAGATCACTTCGGACCCACTCTCAGTTTCAAGGGGATCGACAATGCCTCATACTATAGCCTCAGTCCGGAAAACAAAAGGTTCTACATGGACTACTCCGGCTGTGGGGGCTGTTTCAATACGAGTCATCCCAGAGTTTTACAATTTATAATGGATAGTCTGAGGTATTGGGTAACAGAGATGCATGTGGATGGATTCAGGTTTGATCTTGCCTCCGCTCTTGCGCGGGAGTTCTATGAGGTAGACCGGCTCTCCACTTTTTTTGATATCATATGTCAGGACCCTGTGCTTTCACAGGTTAAACTGATTGCTGAACCGTGGGATCTGGGACCCGGTGGTTACCAGGTTGGAAATTTCCCTGACCTCTGGACCGAATGGAATGGCAAATACCGCGACACCATGCGTCGGTACTGGAAGGGTGATGAAGGGCAGCTCTCAGAGCTGGCGTTCCGACTCACCGGCTCAAGCGATCTTTATAAGTATTCTAACCGTAACCCTCAGGCGAGTATAAACTTTATCACCTGTCATGACGGATTCACGCTCAGGGATCTGGTCTCCTACAATGATAAACACAATCAGGCAAACAAAGAGGAAAACCGGGATGGTGCAAATGATAACGATTCCTGGAACTGCGGGGTAGAGGGGCATTCCGATGACAAAAAAATAAGAAGATTAAGAATCAAGCAAATGAAAAATCTTCTTGCAACACTGTTTCTCTCTCAGGGCACTCCGATGATGCTGGGGGGAGATGAATTCGGCAGAAGCAAAAAGGGCAACAACAACACCTACTGTCAGGATAATCACCTCTCCTGGATTAACTGGGAATTGGATGAAGAGGGGCGGGAAATTCTGGAGTTTGTACGATTCTTCAGCCACCTCAGGAAGGAACATCCGGTATTCAGGCGGAGAAGTTTTTTCCAGGGAAGAAAACTCACCGGCAGGGGGGTTAAGGATATACATTGGATAAAACCCGATGGCAAGGAACTGAAAGTAAGGGAGTGGAAGCAGTCGTTTGCAAGGTCTCTGGGGGTACTGCTTGTCGGGGATGCAATTCCCGATATCGACCATAAGGGGCATCCTATTGTTGATGACTCATTTTTGATTCTGATGAATGCCCATTGGGAACCTGTGGATTTTGTTCTGCCCAGGGCACCTTCAAGAGTGTGGCAGTGTATGGTAGATACCGATCTGCCAGGTGTTGCCGGATGCAGTGAAAAATATAAAAGCAGAAGTATCTACGAACTTAAGGCCCGTTCTCTTGTACTCTTATCTTCACCTTCAAGGAGGATCTTATGA
- a CDS encoding Lipoprotein produces MKSILSVFALFPFVLLAINCQGKTGDYNLYGSYHNSRNALDWAGVYRGGLPGEQCDEGVKALIRLRQDLTFDLQRSCLGNTKSWRGNFLWSDNGGKISLYNHKGDPLGISFLIGENRLFLLEGDGNSITLNHDDIYILHKELQ; encoded by the coding sequence ATGAAATCTATTCTGTCTGTCTTTGCTTTGTTTCCCTTTGTCCTGCTTGCAATAAACTGTCAGGGCAAAACTGGAGATTACAACCTATACGGCTCGTACCATAATAGCAGAAACGCTCTGGATTGGGCCGGGGTGTATAGGGGTGGTCTCCCTGGTGAACAATGTGATGAAGGGGTTAAAGCACTGATACGTTTGCGCCAGGATCTGACCTTTGATTTGCAGCGTTCTTGTTTGGGGAACACAAAGAGTTGGAGAGGAAATTTCCTCTGGAGTGATAATGGTGGCAAAATAAGCCTGTACAACCATAAAGGGGATCCTCTGGGAATAAGTTTCCTGATAGGGGAGAACAGGCTTTTTCTGTTGGAGGGGGATGGAAATTCAATTACCCTTAACCATGATGATATATATATTTTGCATAAGGAACTGCAGTGA